A single Blastococcus colisei DNA region contains:
- a CDS encoding amidohydrolase family protein — protein MIIDCHGHYTTAPAAHTAWREQQVAAWTAGTTPPAYPAISDDEIRETIETSQLRLMDERGIDVTLFSPRASAMAHHVGDAAVSLEWARRCNDLVHRVTTLFPDRFVGVSQLPQSPGADVGASIEELRRCVEELGFVGCNLNPDPSGGHWTSPPLTDRSWYAFYEAMIELDVPAMVHVSASATPVFHATGAYYINADTTAFMQLVQGTLFADLPELRLVIPHGGGAVPYHWGRYRGLADMLGQPPVESNVMGNVFFDTCVYHQAGIDLLLDVIDSRNVLFGSEMVGAVRGIDPRTGHHFDDTRRYVEAAFDNGALDEEARAAVFEGNVRRVYPRLDALLGAGA, from the coding sequence ATGATCATCGACTGTCACGGGCACTACACCACCGCTCCGGCGGCGCACACCGCGTGGCGCGAGCAGCAGGTCGCCGCCTGGACAGCGGGGACGACGCCACCGGCCTACCCGGCCATCAGCGACGACGAGATCCGCGAGACCATCGAGACCAGCCAGCTGAGGCTGATGGACGAGCGCGGCATCGACGTCACCCTCTTCTCGCCGCGTGCCTCGGCGATGGCGCACCACGTCGGAGACGCCGCCGTCAGCCTGGAGTGGGCCCGGCGGTGCAACGACCTGGTCCACCGGGTCACCACGCTCTTCCCCGACCGGTTCGTCGGGGTCAGCCAGCTGCCGCAGTCCCCGGGCGCGGACGTCGGGGCGTCGATCGAGGAGCTCCGGCGCTGCGTGGAGGAGCTGGGCTTCGTCGGGTGCAATCTCAATCCCGATCCCAGCGGAGGTCACTGGACGTCGCCGCCGCTGACCGACCGGAGCTGGTACGCCTTCTACGAGGCGATGATCGAGCTGGACGTGCCCGCGATGGTCCACGTCTCCGCCTCGGCGACCCCGGTGTTCCACGCGACGGGCGCCTACTACATCAACGCCGACACGACCGCGTTCATGCAGCTGGTCCAGGGCACGCTGTTCGCGGACCTGCCCGAGCTGCGCCTGGTCATCCCGCACGGCGGGGGAGCGGTGCCCTACCACTGGGGCCGCTACCGGGGACTGGCCGACATGCTCGGCCAGCCCCCGGTGGAGTCCAACGTCATGGGCAACGTCTTCTTCGACACCTGCGTCTACCACCAGGCGGGCATCGACCTGCTGCTCGACGTGATCGACAGCCGGAACGTCCTCTTCGGCTCCGAGATGGTGGGTGCCGTCCGCGGGATCGACCCGCGCACCGGCCACCACTTCGACGACACCCGCCGGTACGTCGAGGCTGCATTCGACAACGGGGCGCTCGACGAGGAGGCGCGTGCCGCCGTCTTCGAGG
- a CDS encoding DUF1932 domain-containing protein has translation MTAAFAVLGLGEAGSEIARDLVAAGADVRGYDPKGITVDGVQPRGSEAEAVADADVVISVNSSHDAMTALENALPELRAGTLWADLNTASPGLKVTLGERAAARDVPVIDVALMSPVPGKGLRTPMLVSGEGADRFRDLLAGLGADVVVQEGPVGTAISRKLLRSVFYKGLAAAVVEALRGAEAAGCADWLRGNIAAEMAGFDERSLDRVVNGTHAHARRRADEMAAATEQLRELGVPARIAPAARDLLVELRDAVPVDRPGAAGETEQP, from the coding sequence GTGACCGCCGCGTTCGCCGTCCTGGGGCTCGGTGAGGCCGGCTCGGAGATCGCCCGCGACCTGGTGGCAGCCGGGGCCGACGTCCGCGGGTACGACCCCAAGGGCATCACCGTGGACGGCGTGCAGCCGCGCGGCTCCGAGGCCGAGGCGGTCGCCGACGCCGACGTCGTGATCAGCGTCAACAGCTCCCACGACGCGATGACGGCGCTGGAGAACGCCCTGCCCGAACTGCGCGCCGGCACCCTGTGGGCCGACCTCAACACGGCCAGCCCGGGACTGAAGGTGACCCTGGGCGAGCGGGCGGCGGCGCGTGACGTCCCCGTCATCGACGTCGCGCTGATGTCGCCGGTGCCCGGGAAGGGCCTGCGCACGCCGATGCTCGTCTCGGGCGAGGGGGCCGACCGGTTCCGCGACCTGCTCGCCGGCCTGGGTGCCGACGTGGTGGTCCAGGAAGGGCCGGTCGGGACGGCGATCTCCCGCAAACTGCTGCGCAGCGTCTTCTACAAGGGGCTCGCCGCCGCGGTGGTGGAGGCACTGCGCGGCGCCGAGGCAGCCGGGTGCGCCGACTGGCTGCGGGGAAACATCGCGGCGGAGATGGCCGGCTTCGACGAGCGGAGCCTCGACCGCGTCGTCAACGGCACGCACGCCCATGCCCGGCGGCGGGCGGACGAGATGGCCGCCGCCACCGAGCAGCTACGGGAGCTGGGGGTTCCGGCCCGCATCGCCCCGGCCGCCCGCGACCTGCTCGTGGAGCTGCGCGACGCCGTGCCGGTCGACCGGCCAGGGGCCGCCGGGGAGACGGAGCAGCCATGA
- a CDS encoding VOC family protein has translation MPPLHDIAHLAHVELLTHKPEESLDFFVRYLGMTENGSAGDSVFLRAWDDYENTTVKLTAAARPGVGRTNFRAGTPEALQRRVAAIEATGLGKGWQDGDPGYGPVYVFTDPDGHEMGVYYETEWYRPEGDLKPALKNQAQAYPGRGVSVRRIDHINYLGVNPVENRDFFVDALGAMITEQIVLDDGTVAGTWTTFTNKGYDVVWTKDRTGTSGRLHHLSFAVDSRDDIIRAADLALEHGVHIETGPHKHTIQQSFFLYVWEPAGNRIELDNPAARLVLAPDWQPIDWSEAERAKGQAWGLKTIDTFHTHGTPPVEVQE, from the coding sequence GTGCCGCCGCTGCACGACATCGCGCACCTCGCCCACGTCGAGCTGCTGACCCACAAGCCCGAGGAGAGCCTGGACTTCTTCGTCCGGTACCTGGGGATGACGGAGAACGGGTCGGCCGGCGACTCGGTGTTCCTGCGCGCCTGGGACGACTACGAGAACACGACCGTCAAGCTCACCGCCGCCGCACGGCCCGGCGTGGGGCGGACCAACTTCCGGGCCGGCACGCCGGAGGCGCTGCAGCGCCGGGTGGCCGCCATCGAGGCGACCGGGCTCGGTAAGGGCTGGCAGGACGGCGACCCCGGCTACGGACCGGTGTACGTCTTCACCGACCCCGACGGCCACGAGATGGGCGTCTACTACGAGACGGAGTGGTACCGGCCGGAGGGTGACCTGAAGCCCGCGCTGAAGAACCAGGCACAGGCCTACCCCGGGCGCGGGGTGAGCGTGCGGCGGATCGACCACATCAACTACCTCGGCGTGAACCCGGTGGAGAACCGCGACTTCTTCGTCGACGCCCTCGGGGCGATGATCACCGAGCAGATCGTGCTGGACGACGGGACGGTCGCCGGCACCTGGACCACGTTCACCAACAAGGGCTACGACGTGGTGTGGACCAAGGACAGGACCGGCACCTCCGGCCGGCTGCACCACCTGTCGTTCGCCGTCGACAGCCGGGACGACATCATCCGGGCCGCCGACCTCGCGCTCGAGCACGGCGTGCACATCGAGACCGGGCCGCACAAGCACACCATCCAGCAGAGCTTCTTCCTCTACGTCTGGGAACCGGCGGGCAACCGGATCGAGCTGGACAACCCCGCCGCGCGGCTGGTCCTCGCCCCCGACTGGCAGCCCATCGACTGGTCCGAGGCCGAGCGCGCCAAGGGCCAGGCCTGGGGGCTGAAGACCATCGACACGTTCCACACCCACGGCACCCCGCCGGTCGAGGTCCAGGAGTGA